One genomic segment of Myxococcales bacterium includes these proteins:
- a CDS encoding Hsp70 family protein, translating to MTTPTIFAIDFGTSNSLLAAASSEETFPPVPLDDEASDATVLRTALFFTRLSAGGTFGAAAIRAFVENGFRGRLIRSIKRHLPSRAFTKTRVGDQFVALEDLIGAFLKAMRERACKHFGVDVRRVVMGRPALFSSDPECDQLAESRLLAAAKKGGFEDVSFCPEPIAAAYDFAEDLTTPRVVLIADLGGGTTDYTVVRMDKAGFRRDDVLAIGGLSVAGDVIDGALVRSVVAPHFGAKATYKVPMGSNVLEMPLTLVELLCSPADLTLVDRDKVLRSILDIRSGLCEPAKDRAAVDRFATVIEDGVGFSLYDAVEGAKRRLSDEASTQIVLDYPGAELDVPATRVELERVAKSPIDRMMASLDGVLAAAKLTPEDVEIVCLTGGTSRMPAVEAAFREKLPKAGFRRLSSFHSVVHGLARHARSLA from the coding sequence ATGACGACGCCCACCATCTTCGCCATCGACTTTGGCACGAGCAATTCGCTCCTCGCCGCCGCCTCTTCCGAAGAGACGTTTCCTCCCGTCCCCCTCGACGACGAGGCCTCCGACGCCACCGTCTTGCGCACGGCGCTCTTCTTCACGCGCCTCTCTGCCGGCGGAACCTTCGGCGCCGCCGCCATTCGCGCCTTCGTGGAGAACGGCTTCCGCGGCCGCCTCATTCGTTCCATCAAGCGGCACTTGCCCTCTCGCGCCTTCACGAAGACGCGCGTCGGCGATCAGTTCGTCGCCCTCGAAGATCTCATCGGCGCGTTCTTGAAGGCGATGCGGGAGCGCGCGTGCAAGCACTTCGGCGTCGACGTGCGGCGCGTGGTCATGGGGCGCCCTGCGCTCTTCTCGAGCGATCCCGAGTGCGATCAGCTCGCCGAGTCGCGGCTCCTCGCGGCCGCCAAAAAGGGCGGCTTCGAAGACGTGTCCTTTTGCCCCGAGCCCATCGCCGCCGCGTACGACTTCGCGGAAGATCTGACGACGCCGCGCGTCGTGCTCATCGCCGACCTCGGCGGCGGCACCACCGACTACACCGTCGTGCGCATGGACAAGGCCGGCTTCCGCCGCGACGACGTCCTCGCCATCGGTGGCCTCTCCGTCGCCGGCGACGTCATCGACGGCGCGCTCGTTCGGTCTGTCGTTGCGCCGCACTTCGGCGCCAAGGCCACGTACAAGGTTCCGATGGGGAGCAACGTCCTCGAGATGCCGCTCACGCTTGTCGAGCTCTTGTGCTCACCGGCCGACTTGACGCTCGTGGATCGCGACAAGGTGCTCCGCTCGATCCTCGACATTCGTTCGGGGCTCTGCGAGCCAGCCAAAGACCGTGCCGCCGTCGACCGCTTCGCGACGGTCATCGAGGACGGCGTAGGCTTCTCGCTCTACGACGCCGTCGAGGGCGCCAAGCGACGGCTCTCCGACGAGGCGTCGACGCAAATCGTGCTCGACTACCCGGGCGCCGAGCTGGATGTCCCCGCGACCCGCGTAGAGCTCGAGCGCGTGGCCAAGAGCCCCATCGACCGCATGATGGCGTCGCTCGACGGCGTCCTCGCCGCGGCGAAGCTGACGCCGGAGGACGTCGAGATCGTTTGCCTCACGGGGGGAACCTCGCGCATGCCGGCGGTCGAGGCGGCCTTCCGCGAGAAGCTACCGAAGGCGGGTTTTCGGCGCCTGAGCAGCTTCCACTCGGTGGTGCATGGACTCGCGCGGCACGCGCGGTCGCTGGCGTAG
- the nudC gene encoding NAD(+) diphosphatase has translation MTFIPGVRPPSVDAARSASQSASRSTQWFAVAKRGLVVVKGDGGSVRLPTEDELRACGLAAEGAHFLGQKDDAHIFAIEYAEDRPLPEGWLALGIRGLVDAFDEETFSLAGRATHVLDWATTHRFCGRCGTPTERADAERCMRCPKCTLSVYPRIAPAVIVLVRRGDEALLARNARFPFPFFSTLAGFSDVGEALEDTVHREIREEVGVRVRDVRYFGSQPWPFPNSLMIGFTAEWESGDIVVDEEEIAEAAWFRAEALPMVPPPMSIARKLIDAWVAEVTRGK, from the coding sequence ATGACGTTCATCCCCGGAGTGCGACCGCCAAGCGTGGACGCCGCGCGAAGCGCATCGCAGAGCGCGTCGCGTAGCACCCAGTGGTTCGCCGTCGCCAAGCGAGGCCTCGTCGTCGTGAAGGGCGACGGAGGCTCGGTGCGACTCCCCACGGAAGACGAGCTCCGCGCGTGTGGCTTGGCCGCGGAGGGCGCCCACTTCCTTGGGCAGAAGGACGACGCCCACATCTTCGCCATCGAGTACGCGGAAGACCGACCGCTGCCGGAGGGATGGCTCGCGCTCGGGATCCGCGGCCTCGTCGATGCCTTCGACGAGGAGACCTTCAGCCTCGCGGGCCGCGCGACGCACGTGCTCGATTGGGCGACGACCCATCGCTTCTGCGGCCGCTGCGGCACCCCCACGGAACGCGCCGATGCGGAGCGGTGCATGCGTTGCCCCAAGTGCACGCTCTCTGTGTACCCGCGCATCGCGCCGGCGGTCATCGTGCTGGTTCGCCGCGGCGACGAAGCGTTGCTCGCGCGCAACGCGCGTTTTCCGTTTCCGTTCTTCAGCACGCTCGCGGGCTTCTCCGACGTGGGGGAGGCGCTCGAGGACACGGTGCACCGAGAGATTCGCGAAGAGGTGGGCGTTCGCGTGAGGGACGTGCGCTACTTCGGCAGCCAGCCGTGGCCCTTTCCGAACTCGCTGATGATTGGCTTTACGGCCGAGTGGGAGAGCGGGGACATCGTGGTGGATGAAGAAGAGATTGCGGAGGCGGCATGGTTTCGCGCGGAGGCGCTTCCGATGGTGCCGCCGCCAATGAGCATCGCGAGGAAGCTCATTGATGCGTGGGTGGCTGAGGTGACGAGGGGGAAGTGA
- the carB gene encoding carbamoyl-phosphate synthase large subunit, with product MPRRTDLEKILLIGAGPIVIGQACEFDYSGTQGAKALREEGYDVVLVNSNPATIMTDPELARRTYVEPLEWRTVAAILERERPQAILPTLGGQTALNLAMRLHEEGVLKKLGVEMLGARPESIAKAEDRALFKAAMEKIGLTCPRSGVAHSVDEVWAVVKDTGFPAILRPSFTLGGSGGGIAYSETEFAEKVAWALAQSPSHEVLIEESVLGWKEFELEVIRDKADNFIVVCSIENVDPMGVHTGDSITVAPAMTLTDREYQRLRDAAKSVMTEIGVETGGSNVQFAVSPTDGRFHVIEMNPRVSRSSALASKATGYPIAKVAAKLAIGYTLDELKNDITKTSAAFEPALDYVVVKWPRFDFAKFPGADTTLGPQMKSVGEAMSIGRTFLEALGKAARSLETGRAGVVSLMGRVNYAELAEPKKRRDLAMEAPELEGPRSVPPGSLAGAEGALKKLIAVASPERLFYVADALRAGISEREVNELTGIDPWFLAQLGRLVTMERRIEAEPLSPAVVREAKRMGLSDPHIASLAKMTEDAVRTMRLAAGVRAVYPRVDTCAAEFVAHTPYLYSTYETETESAVTSGQKVVILGGGPNRIGQGIEFDYCCVHAVQALRALGYETVMVNCNPETVSTDYDTSGRLYFEPLTLEDVLAICDEEKPIGVVVQFGGQTPLKLAVPLEQRGVKVLGTSADAIDRAEDRGRFDELLTKLSLKRPRSGIAKGADEALALAHTIGFPVLVRPSYVLGGRAMMIAYTESEFQSYVHKALDAARDAGTTTILVDEFLKDAIEVDVDCVSDGKRVVIGGVLQHIEEAGIHSGDSSSVLPPHSLSPEIVLSIEEQTRMLALELGVVGLMNVQFAVKGTDVYVLEVNPRASRTVPFISKATGLALARVAAKLMIGKTLDELGVEEPPLPAHVSVKQSVFPFAKFPGVDTTLGPEMRSTGEVMGISDTFARAFYKALLASGQVIREPDGKMKAFISVKHEDKPVACLIARRLRALGYIILATRGTAAAFARARIPAEVVNKVKEGGPHVVDAIKSGTIAVVVNTTIGAEEVRDSYSLRRQTLLANIPYFTTIAAALAATDALEAARGRGAPEVRSLQEWTGPAT from the coding sequence ATGCCCCGCCGGACGGACCTCGAGAAGATCCTCCTCATTGGCGCGGGACCGATCGTCATCGGCCAAGCCTGCGAGTTCGACTACTCGGGCACGCAGGGCGCCAAGGCGCTCCGCGAAGAGGGCTACGACGTCGTTCTCGTCAACTCGAACCCGGCGACGATCATGACCGATCCGGAGCTGGCGCGACGCACGTACGTCGAGCCGCTCGAGTGGCGCACCGTCGCGGCGATCCTCGAACGAGAGCGCCCGCAAGCGATCCTGCCGACGCTCGGCGGCCAGACGGCGCTCAACCTCGCCATGCGCCTCCACGAAGAGGGCGTCTTGAAGAAGCTCGGCGTGGAGATGCTCGGCGCGCGCCCCGAGTCCATCGCCAAGGCGGAAGATCGCGCGCTCTTCAAGGCCGCCATGGAGAAGATCGGGCTCACGTGCCCGCGCTCCGGCGTGGCTCACTCCGTCGACGAAGTCTGGGCCGTCGTCAAGGACACAGGCTTCCCCGCCATCTTGCGCCCCTCGTTCACGCTCGGCGGCAGCGGCGGCGGCATCGCCTATTCGGAGACCGAGTTCGCCGAGAAGGTCGCCTGGGCCCTCGCGCAATCGCCCTCCCACGAGGTGCTCATCGAAGAGAGCGTCCTCGGTTGGAAGGAGTTCGAGCTCGAGGTCATCCGCGACAAGGCCGACAACTTCATCGTGGTCTGCTCCATCGAGAACGTCGATCCGATGGGCGTCCACACGGGCGACTCGATCACCGTGGCGCCGGCCATGACGCTGACGGATCGCGAGTACCAGAGGCTCCGCGACGCCGCCAAGAGCGTCATGACGGAGATCGGCGTCGAGACCGGCGGCTCGAACGTGCAGTTCGCCGTGTCGCCGACCGACGGCCGCTTCCACGTCATCGAGATGAACCCGCGCGTCTCGCGTTCGAGCGCGCTCGCGTCGAAGGCCACCGGCTACCCCATCGCGAAGGTCGCCGCGAAGCTCGCCATTGGCTACACGCTGGACGAGCTCAAGAACGACATCACCAAGACGAGCGCGGCCTTCGAGCCGGCCCTCGACTACGTCGTCGTGAAGTGGCCCCGCTTCGACTTCGCCAAGTTCCCCGGCGCCGACACCACGCTCGGACCTCAGATGAAGAGCGTCGGCGAGGCCATGAGCATCGGTCGGACCTTCCTCGAAGCGCTCGGCAAAGCGGCGCGCTCCCTCGAAACGGGCCGCGCGGGCGTCGTGTCGCTCATGGGCCGGGTCAACTACGCAGAGCTCGCCGAGCCGAAGAAGCGGCGCGATCTCGCGATGGAGGCGCCTGAGCTCGAGGGCCCGCGGAGCGTGCCGCCCGGTTCCCTCGCAGGCGCCGAGGGCGCGCTGAAGAAGCTCATCGCCGTGGCTTCGCCGGAGCGCCTCTTCTACGTGGCCGACGCGTTGCGCGCTGGCATCAGCGAGCGCGAGGTCAACGAGCTGACGGGCATCGACCCGTGGTTCTTGGCGCAGCTCGGGCGCCTCGTCACCATGGAGCGACGCATCGAGGCGGAGCCGCTCTCGCCGGCCGTGGTCCGCGAAGCGAAGCGCATGGGCCTGTCGGATCCACACATCGCGAGCCTCGCCAAGATGACCGAAGACGCCGTCCGCACCATGCGCCTCGCCGCTGGCGTTCGCGCCGTCTACCCGCGCGTCGACACCTGCGCCGCCGAGTTCGTGGCGCACACCCCGTACCTCTACTCGACCTACGAGACCGAGACCGAATCGGCCGTCACCAGCGGCCAGAAGGTCGTCATCCTCGGCGGCGGTCCCAACCGCATCGGCCAAGGCATCGAGTTCGACTATTGCTGCGTCCACGCGGTCCAGGCGCTCCGCGCCCTCGGGTACGAGACCGTGATGGTCAACTGCAACCCCGAGACGGTTTCGACCGACTACGACACCTCGGGGCGCCTCTACTTCGAGCCGCTCACGCTCGAGGACGTGCTCGCCATCTGCGACGAAGAGAAGCCCATCGGCGTCGTCGTGCAGTTCGGCGGGCAAACGCCGCTCAAGCTCGCGGTACCGCTCGAGCAGCGCGGTGTGAAGGTCCTCGGCACGTCCGCCGACGCCATCGATCGCGCGGAAGATCGCGGCCGCTTCGACGAGCTTCTCACCAAGCTCTCGCTCAAGCGGCCTCGCAGTGGCATCGCGAAGGGCGCCGACGAGGCGCTCGCGCTGGCGCACACCATCGGCTTCCCAGTGCTGGTCCGGCCGAGCTACGTGCTCGGCGGCCGCGCCATGATGATCGCGTACACCGAGTCCGAGTTTCAAAGCTACGTCCACAAGGCCCTCGACGCGGCCCGCGACGCCGGCACCACGACGATCCTCGTTGACGAGTTCTTGAAGGACGCCATCGAGGTCGACGTCGACTGCGTCTCGGACGGCAAGCGCGTCGTCATCGGCGGCGTGCTCCAACACATCGAGGAAGCGGGCATTCACTCGGGCGATTCGTCGAGCGTGCTCCCGCCCCACTCGCTGAGCCCCGAGATCGTCCTCTCCATCGAGGAGCAGACGCGCATGCTGGCCCTCGAGCTCGGCGTCGTGGGCCTCATGAACGTGCAGTTCGCGGTGAAAGGCACCGACGTCTACGTGCTCGAGGTGAACCCGCGCGCGAGCCGCACCGTTCCGTTCATCTCGAAGGCCACGGGCCTCGCCTTGGCGCGCGTCGCGGCGAAGCTCATGATCGGCAAGACGCTCGACGAGCTCGGCGTCGAAGAGCCGCCGCTGCCGGCGCACGTGTCGGTGAAGCAGAGCGTCTTCCCCTTCGCGAAGTTCCCCGGCGTCGACACGACGCTCGGCCCGGAGATGCGCTCGACCGGCGAGGTCATGGGCATCAGCGACACCTTCGCGCGCGCCTTCTACAAGGCGCTCTTGGCGAGCGGTCAGGTGATCCGCGAGCCCGACGGCAAGATGAAGGCCTTCATCAGCGTGAAACACGAGGACAAGCCCGTCGCGTGCCTCATCGCGCGGCGCCTACGCGCCCTCGGGTACATCATCTTGGCCACGCGAGGCACCGCCGCCGCGTTCGCGCGCGCGCGCATCCCCGCCGAGGTCGTCAACAAGGTGAAAGAGGGCGGGCCTCACGTCGTCGACGCCATCAAGAGCGGAACCATCGCTGTGGTTGTGAACACGACCATCGGCGCCGAAGAAGTGCGCGACAGCTATTCGCTGCGTCGGCAGACGCTCCTCGCGAACATCCCGTACTTCACGACCATCGCCGCGGCGCTTGCGGCGACCGACGCGCTCGAAGCGGCGAGGGGCCGCGGGGCGCCGGAAGTGCGCTCGCTGCAAGAGTGGACGGGGCCTGCGACGTAG
- a CDS encoding four helix bundle protein, which translates to MTNQLSGLPHHKLIAYGAAVKLLLAVRAANIRDSKLKDEATRAAKSAALNCAEGAGRVSRADKARAFTIARGEAVEAVAAVELAALCGDASPESAAECVALAQPLVAMLTRLIR; encoded by the coding sequence ATGACCAACCAACTCTCGGGGCTTCCTCACCACAAACTCATCGCTTACGGCGCCGCTGTGAAGCTGCTGCTGGCCGTCCGCGCGGCGAACATTCGCGATTCGAAGCTGAAGGATGAGGCGACGCGCGCGGCGAAGAGCGCCGCGCTCAATTGCGCGGAAGGCGCTGGGCGCGTTAGCCGCGCCGACAAGGCTCGCGCCTTCACCATCGCGCGCGGCGAGGCCGTCGAAGCCGTCGCCGCCGTCGAGCTCGCCGCCCTCTGCGGCGACGCCTCGCCCGAGTCCGCCGCCGAGTGCGTAGCCCTCGCACAGCCGCTCGTCGCCATGCTCACGCGCCTCATTCGCTAG
- a CDS encoding formylglycine-generating enzyme family protein, whose amino-acid sequence MKLPRATGVLIALLAVLGVARCSARSEDAPTTYDAAIAPPSSDAGLVDARVTADAPSSDSARPEGGQPADAATPDAEADCAALAPAPSCVHPAVTAQCDGGWCFIPKGCFIMGSPPCEWGRGAYSENENQTTLTHDFWMKQTEVTQAEWTALGLPNPSGLSDAGYGDCVGASCPVGGVGWFEALAFANKLSEGASLPKCYTLEGCSGALGQGMTCNSAKGTSLYECNGYRIPTEAEWEYAARAGTRTAFYGGDILPLPNVTDCAPDPVLGAIGWFCGEPSGGRVTHAVGQKTPNGWGLFDITGNAFEPVSDAFEGLGYGTAPRTDPLANLLIADASPTTPVRGGLAWAWSTLARSANRHQVSIYGKGPGLGLRLVRRAD is encoded by the coding sequence TTGAAGCTGCCGCGCGCAACTGGGGTTCTTATCGCGCTTCTAGCCGTCCTTGGCGTCGCTCGCTGCTCGGCGCGTTCCGAAGACGCTCCCACGACCTACGACGCGGCGATTGCGCCGCCATCGAGTGACGCGGGCCTCGTTGACGCGCGCGTCACCGCCGACGCGCCATCGTCGGATTCGGCGCGGCCAGAAGGAGGACAACCGGCGGATGCGGCCACGCCCGATGCTGAAGCCGATTGCGCCGCGCTTGCGCCGGCTCCCAGCTGCGTTCATCCCGCGGTCACCGCGCAATGCGACGGCGGCTGGTGTTTCATCCCGAAGGGCTGCTTCATCATGGGCTCGCCGCCATGTGAATGGGGCCGCGGAGCCTACAGCGAGAACGAGAACCAGACGACCCTTACGCACGACTTCTGGATGAAGCAGACGGAGGTCACGCAAGCCGAGTGGACGGCGCTGGGCCTGCCGAACCCGAGCGGACTTAGCGATGCGGGCTACGGCGACTGCGTCGGCGCGAGCTGTCCTGTCGGCGGGGTTGGTTGGTTCGAGGCGCTGGCCTTTGCCAACAAGTTGTCGGAAGGGGCCAGCTTGCCGAAGTGCTACACGCTCGAGGGATGTTCGGGAGCGCTTGGGCAGGGGATGACCTGCAACAGCGCGAAAGGCACCTCCCTCTACGAGTGCAACGGGTACCGGATCCCAACGGAGGCCGAGTGGGAGTACGCCGCGCGCGCTGGGACGCGAACGGCCTTCTACGGGGGCGACATCTTGCCTCTGCCGAATGTCACCGATTGCGCTCCTGACCCGGTCCTCGGTGCAATTGGGTGGTTCTGCGGGGAGCCGAGCGGCGGACGGGTGACGCATGCGGTTGGGCAAAAGACGCCCAACGGTTGGGGCCTGTTCGACATCACCGGAAACGCGTTCGAACCCGTCTCCGACGCGTTCGAAGGCCTTGGATACGGGACCGCGCCTCGCACCGACCCACTCGCGAACCTGCTGATTGCAGACGCAAGTCCGACCACACCCGTGCGCGGCGGGCTCGCGTGGGCGTGGTCAACACTGGCGCGCAGCGCCAATCGTCATCAAGTGTCAATCTACGGAAAGGGGCCCGGGCTGGGCCTCCGCCTCGTGCGCCGCGCGGACTGA
- a CDS encoding SUMF1/EgtB/PvdO family nonheme iron enzyme, producing MAGAADALPSVESSTAGPRIDGGAPHPPDASVGPKDSALPGPDDAGFAEDCAALAPGPSCVHPPVTAQCDGGWCFIPKGCFVMGSPPCEWGRGRYNETESATTLTHDFLVKQTEVTQGEWTALGLPHRSRATDAGYGDCVGSTCPVGGVGWFEATAFANLLSEAQGLPKCFDLAGCSGSPGVGMTCASTTARNASIYDCAGYRLPTSAEWEYVARAGTRTAVFSGDLSPLPNITDCADDPVLNPVAWFCFNSGGLTHPVAGKKANGWGVFDIAGNAVESTLDTYAPVAHGPAARINPGSTLAPGPDISVRGGAAHIWASLARSAAQLPGTRGVGGPTVGFRLVRRAD from the coding sequence ATGGCCGGAGCGGCAGACGCCCTGCCGTCGGTCGAGTCTTCCACCGCAGGCCCGCGCATCGACGGCGGTGCGCCCCACCCGCCGGACGCGTCGGTGGGCCCGAAAGACTCCGCCCTTCCCGGACCCGACGACGCCGGCTTCGCGGAGGATTGCGCCGCGCTTGCGCCGGGCCCCAGCTGCGTGCATCCCCCGGTCACCGCGCAATGCGACGGTGGCTGGTGTTTCATCCCGAAAGGGTGCTTCGTGATGGGCTCGCCACCATGCGAATGGGGACGCGGCCGGTACAATGAGACCGAAAGCGCGACGACGCTCACGCACGACTTCCTGGTCAAACAGACCGAGGTGACCCAGGGTGAGTGGACGGCCTTGGGGTTACCGCATCGCAGTCGGGCGACCGATGCAGGCTACGGCGACTGCGTCGGCTCGACGTGTCCCGTCGGCGGCGTCGGCTGGTTCGAGGCAACCGCCTTCGCCAATCTTCTGTCGGAAGCGCAAGGACTTCCGAAGTGCTTTGACCTCGCGGGCTGCTCGGGATCGCCCGGCGTGGGCATGACCTGCGCGAGCACGACCGCTCGGAACGCTTCCATCTACGACTGCGCTGGCTATCGCCTTCCAACCTCCGCCGAGTGGGAGTACGTCGCGCGCGCTGGAACCCGAACGGCCGTGTTCAGCGGTGACCTCTCTCCGTTGCCCAACATCACGGATTGCGCCGACGACCCGGTCCTCAACCCCGTTGCGTGGTTCTGCTTCAATTCAGGTGGACTCACCCATCCAGTGGCGGGCAAGAAGGCCAACGGTTGGGGGGTCTTCGACATCGCCGGAAACGCGGTGGAGTCCACCCTCGACACCTACGCGCCGGTGGCCCACGGCCCAGCTGCCCGCATCAACCCTGGGAGCACGCTCGCACCGGGTCCAGACATTTCCGTTCGCGGAGGCGCAGCGCACATTTGGGCGTCGCTCGCCCGAAGCGCAGCGCAATTGCCAGGCACGCGAGGAGTAGGTGGGCCGACCGTAGGCTTCCGGCTCGTGCGGCGCGCGGATTGA